The following DNA comes from Sphaerodactylus townsendi isolate TG3544 unplaced genomic scaffold, MPM_Stown_v2.3 scaffold_161, whole genome shotgun sequence.
CTCTGTCCTTCAAAGAAAGGGGGCTAATTTTTACTCTGGTCCTTtttatggggctttccgcactacagaagggagctaaggtcgactcggttcccttcagtggggggcgattccaggctgtccgcacagcaactctACtctttggccccctggaacccgagataagtgggcaggatcatcttggtgcctgtttcggcctcctcgatcgtgattggagcttgtgttaccacaggaaacgggagccgttctttttcttctttacagtttacagttacatgccgctaatgactctcccattctgcgcatgccacaaagcggctcctgattggttgaacggatgaggtgtaaTGCGTTTTCGGGATGCGTCCGCATCTTCAAAGCTTCGGCGGTATGCGACTCCCTgcgttccagcagaaaggtgcagtcgGCATAACTGCGACAAAGGGATGTCGCttgattctggggggggggaactgagacaaaacaacgttgagctcggttgcagtgcggatacactgaggtgaacctagatagaaaccagtacaactctgtcagtgcggaaagcccctaagattccattaattcttttctttttaactccatgcaatgttgtattgtatgatgtcttttacttattttaagaagaagaagagtttggatttatatcccccctttctctcctgcaggagactcaaaggggctgacaatctccttgcccttcccccctcacaacaaacaccctgtgaggtgggtggggctgagagagctccgagaagctgtgactagcccaaggtcacccagctggcgtgtgtgggagtgcacaggctaatctgaatcccccagagaagcctccacagctcaggcggcagagcggggaatcaaacccggttcctccagattagatacacaagctcttaacctcccacgccactgctgtatattttaaatttttgtatattATGTATTACTTTATAGCCTAgttgccaataaaggccttgattggactggaaaaaataaaattgggGATTACTGGATGTAATCACTCCCTCAGACGGTCATCCTATAAATAGATCCCAGGCTTCTGACTGAGAAAATGGGAAGTTTATGTATTCCAAGTTCATAgtgaaaacagtttatttttctcaaGAAATAATCAGGCAGGCGTCTAGTCAAAAACTTTTATTGAAAATCAGTCTAATTATTCTTGAACTGAGAAGCACTTATTACCAATATGCAGAATATAGAAGACAaagtgttaggtcttgaaccttgaagcaataaacggacccTGTTGTGTtggtcagcagcatttattgatagacatcgaagcacccagctggacaaagccaattctggggaacctggcttttgctacccattttatcCTGAtattaatcccccctcccttttccccaaggaatgtgaaaaagggttagtttggagctgaggcaccccaagggcGGCAACAGAAAGAGATAGAGctacctggcatcctgccccccaaGGACAGCGGAAACAATCCtgtttctcatgagaccaaagtgtaaggggaaagtctagttatctacacagcgtgtgaagccataaaggaaagaatgcctcagaatagcagtgataacatatagcaggctagttaCATATCTTGCAGcgaggaatgcatctcaatcgcCAGATACAATCCCCCCTAACACATAGCTATTAAGAACGGAGGAGCATACATGACCTTTTCTGATCTCCTAAACTGAATTTGAGAATGAATTGGAATTTTTAACATTCTTACAGTGTAAAAAAGGGACAAGAGACACTTTGCCCGGGTTGCAGAGAGATCCAGGAGTTCTAGTTGTAGCCTGCTTACATGGGCACAGTTAAACAAGCCAACATATGACTATCACAACGCCTGGTTTTTACCAACTAAGGTGGGACGTTCTCCTAAGCAGGCCACGGTGTTTTCCATCTAAGTAGCAAATTTGTGCCTGAGATTTTTCTGGGTGCAGGACTGATTATTGGCTAGTTGGACAATgaaccacatttatttatttatttatttatttgtccatccatccatctgtcattttcattatttatagtccatctttctcacagggactcaagtcAGATAACACGCTATGAGCCAGTGCAATCAGCAACACAAATGAATGTAATGCCTCCATGCATTAAGGATTTTTAGAAGTCACAAGAAAACCACCAGAAAGGACTGTAGAAGAGCAGAAGTATTCACACAacacattaagcagtacagaaattacacAACAGGGTCCTACTTACATTAAGCTGTACCCAGCGAGGTATAGGTGTAACAAAGTCCCTAATCTCAATTATCCAAAGTCAgcttctaaaccagtgatggcgaaccttttcgagaccaaagTGCTCCAAACTGCAAACCCCAAAACCCAAttctatttattgcaaagtgccaaccttggcaatttaacctgaagatAACTAGAGagttttaagtttagaaaaaacggttggctccggtATGCCAGCCaagcgttactcgggagtaagcttggtggtagtcggtggttttgctttgaagcaactgtgcaactcttccaacgggtgaatcacgaccctaggagtgtttactcagaagcaagccccattgccagcaaccgagcttactcccaggtaaaggatcacactttagttctttgcatgaaaatcagtggggtttaacagcgcttaacagggttacctacactgcttccccaaaactaggtcttaggtttaatgctaatgatcgagcccagcggcccaggccagcctagatgtgttattattattattgtgtgtgtgtgtgttctctgctttgtgtgtgcccacagagggggcactctgtttgtgtgtgcccacagagaggactctgagtgccacctctggcacccgtgccataggttcgccaccactgttctaaaccaTTTTGTACGGTGCAACCCTCTTGCCTGCGCAGAAAACCTCTGTTCAGTGGTCCAGATCGGCATCGTTTGTAGAAAGTCAGGAAAGTGATCTTCCTGGGCCGGCTGTTCCACAAGGCAGGaggcacaacagagaaggcaccaGACAGGGCAGCTGCGCATTTCCCCCCTTTGCGGattggcccctgcagaggcccctgctgacttgagagcaaaggccccacctggaagcacCCCTTGCCCCGCCCCTGCTGGAGGGGCATCCTCCGCCCCTTGGGAACAGGTAGTCAGGGGCAGCGTCGTGCGACGTGGGGCatgacgtggggtataatggagggcacTTTGCTGCTTATGCCTCAGTTCTGGCAATAGgcgtctaaatgcttattcccgATGCTATTCGCAATAAAGAAACCACCTGAACATGGCGTCTTGTGATTGAACAGTCCGAGGGCACAACGTGAGAAATGCTTCACTGTAATTTTTGCAGGAAACAGTCGGCCACTGTGTGGGTCACAGGAAGTCCACCTGCTTCTTAATATTCCAGTCAAAGGAAACCAAACAAATGCGGATACAAACAACATAGCAGATATAATCAACAGCTGGACTCAAGTCCACGAGCAGCACCTCAGAAAcgagcaagattttcagggtatgaactaTTGAGAATTAAAGCTTCCTCAGTCAGATACTTCGCCAGATGATAAACTGTAAGTTACAATTCCAAGAAGACCATCTTGGTTTGAAGACTTTTGCCCGGCAGCCTCCTATCAGCCTCCCACAGAGACTCCAAATTGGGCTCAAAGAGCAtccgaagaagaaggagaagaagaagaagaagaagaagaagaggaggaggaggaggaggaggagtttggatttatatccctctttctgtaggagactcaaaggggctgacaatctccttgcccttcccccctcacaacaaacaccctgtgaagtaggtggggctgagatagctccgaagaactgtgactagcccaaggtcacccagctggcatgtgtgggagtgtacaggctaatctgaattccccagatcagcctccacagctcaggcggcagagcggggaattaaacccggttcctccagattagagtgcacctgctcttaaccactacgtcactgctgctacCTGTCAATTTTTCGACCGAAACTGTCACCCATTGACAAATGACCGATAGCTATAGTTGTGGGCAGCTTTATTTTGAGCAATCCATCCAAGGACAGCCTAGTGCAAAGCCGTGGGAGCTTTTTTGTGCCAGAGAGCTTGAGCTATTCTTCTTCTGGATCTCTCTGGTTCTCACCCCATAAATGACCGGGTTGAGCACTGGGGGGCAGAACTGGGCATGTAGAGGTTGGCTATCAGGATGTGGGTGTAGCGAGGGATGTTTAGTCCAAAACGGTGggtgaggaaggagaagaaggccGGGGTGTAGAAGATAAAAATCACAGCCACGTGGGAACCACAGGTGCCCAAGGACTTCGCCCGGGCCTCCTTGGAGGGCAGCCGGAAAACAGCGCGAAGGATGCGCACGTAAGACAAAAGAATAAGCACCAAATCCAACATGAGGAAGGAGATGGTGAATAAGCCGTAGGCTCCCTTGACTCGGATGTCAGTGCAAGCCAGTTTGGCAATGCCCATGTGCTCGCAGTACGTGAGGGCAGTTTCGATCCGGCTGCTGCAGAAAGGCAGGTATGAAGACATCACAGCCAGGGGCAGGACCAACAGGAACGGTCTCAGGAAAACTCCAAAGCACATCCAGGTGACCCGCGTTTTGGTCAAGGTGGTGGCGTACCTCAAGGGATGGCAGATGGCGACGTACCTGTCGAAGGCCATGCAGACCAGCACGACAGACTCCATGCCCGTGAAGGTTATTGGATCGAAGAGGTACCGCATCCACTGGCTGTCAAAGGAGTGCGAGGCCTCAgaagctgatccccccccccgagGCCAAGCCAGAGATGGCCAACATCTTGGGCAGGGTGGACGTGGAGAGGCCCAGGTCGGTGGCGGAGAACACGGAGCGGAAGTAGAACATGGGCTGGTGGAGGCTGGCCTCGGCCCTCACGATGAAGAGGATGGTGGAATTCCCCAGCAGGGCTATGAGGTACCCAAGGCAGAAGGGGACGGACAGCCAGGCGTAGATGGACTCCAGCCCTGGGACTCCCAGCAGGATCAGCGTGGGGGCATAAAAGCGCGAGCCATTATAGGTTTGCATTTTCTTGGGTCACTGACATAGGTCCCTGCCAGGAGGGCGAGCGTTATTGCGCGTGGGTCCCCCCACACAGGCAGTCTTTCAGGAGCGCAGGTGCAACAGAGATCGCAGCCAAAAGAACAGCTGCAGCATCCACACAAAGTGGCAACACCCAGACCTGTGGgagttggggatggagccagaaCAGAATCAcatgcaacgtgtggttggtgtttggaatatgctgccccaggaagtggtgatggccactagcctggatagctttaaaaggggcttgggcagatttatggaggagaagtcgatctatggctcccaatcttgatcctccttgatctgaggttgcaaatgccttagcagaccaggtgatcgggagcagcagcagcagcagcagaaggccattgctttcacctcctgcctgtgagctcccaaaggcacctggtgggccactgcgagtagcagagagctggactagatggactctggtctgatccagctggcttgttcttatgttcttaacaggagTGTCTGCAGGAGACAGAGGACTTTTGCCTCTTGGAGGGCGAGAACCCActcatttgtggggggggggggagcaaaagagGAAAATGGGACCAAGGAGGGTAATCAAGGAGTGGCTGCAATGGAAAATCCTAAGGGAAATTCCGccacctccccccttcccatggGTAGAGAAGGAATAACGCCGAACATGCTCACACGTTGTTGCAGACATAGACAGAAATACAAGGGAACAATCCTGGACCTCACCACAAAGATCACACAGGACGCTTCTGCACACAGAAACAGAGCAAGCCTGTGTTGGCAgatcactgcacagagaagcagcaacCCCAGCGATGCCAAGAATTAAAGATAACTGTTCGTGAGAGGCCTGCATTTAGGAcggtctgtaagcacttggaagggaataatgtgatcactaaAAATCAGCGTGGGTTCCTGAAAAAGGAagtcatgccagattaatcttGTCTCTctttttgacagagtgacaaacttagtagatgaagggaatgctgtggactgagcatgccttgattttagtaaagcttttgacaaggtgccccataatattcttgcaagtaagctggaaagatgaggactagacaatgcaactgttagatggatttgtaattggttgactgactgaactcaaagggtgctcaccaatggctcatcttcatcctggagagaagcgaCTCGTGGGGTGCCACGGGGTTCTGTCCCGGGctcaatgctattcaatatttttatcaatgacttggatgagggaatagagggcatgctaatcaaatctgaagatgacatcaaattaggaggggtagcaaataccccagaggacagagtcagaattcaaaatgacctggacagagtaGAGAGCTGACCCAAAACTAACaagatgaatttcaacagagatagatgtaagattctacacttaggcagaaaaaatgaaatgcacagatatagggatgcaaggggacacctggcttgacaacactactaTGTGAAGAAGGGATCTGGGattcttagtagatcacaaactaaACATGGAGTCAGTAAGTaggtgatgcagcagccaagaaagccaatgcgattctgggctgcatcaacaggagtatagtgtctagattgagggatgtaattgtatgtCTCTATTCTactttggttagacctcacctggaatattgtgctgagttctgggcaccgcaattcaagaaggatattgaaaagctggaactgGTCTGGAGGAGGTtgagcaaaatggtaaaaggtctggaatccatgccctgcgagaagagaaggttaagaggtgacatgatagccgtgtttagatattggaagggatgtcatgttggtgaggcaccaagcttgttttctgctgctccagagaccaggacacagaGTCATgagttcaaggggaaggaaaagagattccacctaaacatcaggaaaaacttcctgaccgttagggctgttcgacagtggaattcacttcctcagcgggtggtggagtttccttctttggaggtttttcaagagaggctggatgatcatatgtcaggagtgcttggattgtgtgttcctgcataccagtgggttggacttgatggccctcgtggtctcttccaaatctatgattctaccctccaaaacatccaagTGATCCCTTTAGTCTGAGGATGAATGGAAATTCCAGCT
Coding sequences within:
- the LOC125424959 gene encoding olfactory receptor 52E8-like isoform X2, with amino-acid sequence MQTYNGSRFYAPTLILLGVPGLESIYAWLSVPFCLGYLIALLGNSTILFIVRAEASLHQPMFYFRSVFSATDLGLSTSTLPKMLASHSFDSQWMRYLFDPITFTGMESVVLVCMAFDRYVAICHPLRYATTLTKTRVTWMCFGVFLRPFLLVLPLAVMSSYLPFCSSRIETALTYCEHMGIAKLACTDIRVKGAYGLFTISFLMLDLVLILLSYVRILRAVFRLPSKEARAKSLGTCGSHVAVIFIFYTPAFFSFLTHRFGLNIPRYTHILIANLYMPSSAPQCSTRSFMG
- the LOC125424959 gene encoding olfactory receptor 52E8-like isoform X1, whose protein sequence is MQTYNGSRFYAPTLILLGVPGLESIYAWLSVPFCLGYLIALLGNSTILFIVRAEASLHQPMFYFRSVFSATDLGLSTSTLPKMLAISGLASGGGISYLFDPITFTGMESVVLVCMAFDRYVAICHPLRYATTLTKTRVTWMCFGVFLRPFLLVLPLAVMSSYLPFCSSRIETALTYCEHMGIAKLACTDIRVKGAYGLFTISFLMLDLVLILLSYVRILRAVFRLPSKEARAKSLGTCGSHVAVIFIFYTPAFFSFLTHRFGLNIPRYTHILIANLYMPSSAPQCSTRSFMG